In the Balaenoptera musculus isolate JJ_BM4_2016_0621 chromosome 20, mBalMus1.pri.v3, whole genome shotgun sequence genome, TAAATTTTAGATTTGTTTGAGTGTCcgttttatttctgtattctggTTTCCCCAAACTTGGTTCACCTTGACACATAGctgcaaatggtgacagtttcagtttggttttttttttttaagtgctagaTTATAATCAGAGGATAGTCCTCAGTTAAGTGAAAACGGCAGGAGAAACTTCCCTCCGAAGGCTGCACAAAAACAGGGTGACCCCACTACACAGTGAATGTGCTGGTTGGCTGCAAGGAGAGACGTAAGCAGCTGAGTGTGTACATCCCGTTCCTATTACTATTTAAAAGTTCACTTTCAGTTGCAAGACTTAAGCATTACAGAACCGCTCACGTGGCCTCAAATTCTTCAGAACAGTTTGGAAACCATTGTTCTGGGTTTTAAATTCCTCCGAAAGAAGCAGTCACTGTAACTAGGGTAGGTAAGGAGCAAAGGGGCAAAGCTTGAGGTTGGGAGTTAGGGGAGGAGCTGGCAGGACCTGGAGGAACAGACCACAACCCCACGCAGAATTGCAGACCCGTCAGCAGGGAGGGTCCTGGCCCTGCGTCTGGGGTGCCTGGACAGCCCCACCTTTAAGCTCAACCCCTCTCTCCTTTGCAGACAAGATGCAGcgactgtgtgtgtatgtgctgatCGTGGTGCTGGCTATGGCCGCCTTCTCTGAAGCTTCTTGGAAGCCCCACTCCCACCTGCAAGATGCACCCTTGGATCCAGGGGCCAATAGGGGCCAGGAGCCACGTGGGCTGGACCAGCTGGGCCCAGCCTCTCACCACCGAAGGCAGCTGGGGCTCCAGGATCCCTCACACTTGGTAGCAGGTAGGAGCTGGTGACAACAGTCCCTACTTGCCTCGCCCAGCCTGGTTTAGCCAAGGTCCCCCCAGGCTGGCCCTGGCCTCAGTCTCCAGAGGCTAGGCGTCCTTCCCGcatcctcacctcctctcccacctctgaccCTCAGACCTGTCCAAGAAGCAGGGACCATGggtggaagaagaagaagaagcataTGGATGGATGGACTTCGGTCGCCGCAGTGCCGAGGAAGGGGACCTACGTCCCTAGAACCAAGCTTGAGAGCCCAGccacctcccagcccagccctgcccagcccagccccatgAAACACATATCAAAATAAACTAGTTTCCAATGAATCACATTGTGTCAAGTGTCATGGGGCAGGGAATGGGGGTTGCAGCAGAGTTGAGACAGGGAGGAGGGTTGAGCACTCCCCTAGGGGCAGGGATACTGGCTAAGTCTCCTGGGTGTCCCCAGAGCTTAACGTTGAACAAGACTCTACAGTGTGGATGGGAGAATAGATGGTGTTATCGCAACCAGAGTGAGCCTTCTAAAAGAGAAATCAATCATGCCACTCCAGAGTCAACCCCCCAGTGCTTTCCgttgcacttagaataaaacctaagctcctggggacttccctggtggtccagtggttaagactccacgattcccctgcagggagcacgggttggatcactgattggggaactaagatccccgcatgccgcgtggcccggccaaaaaaaacaaacaaacaaacaaaaaaaaaaaccaacgtGGGCTCCTTGCCATAGCCCTAAGACCTAGCCCTGCTGTCCTCTTCCCCCTCATGGGTGCCagattcctttctccttcctcttccttcctgccaCTCAAGCGCACCATGCTCTTTCCTGCTCTGAACCTTTGTCCTTGCTGTTCCCTGTGCGTGGACTGCATTTCCTGGCCggctcctctttttctcttgggtCTTGGTTGAAAGGCCTCTTCCTGAGAGACCTGCCTTTTCTGCTCCTCACACGAAGCCCCCAGTAGTCTTTAATCACACAGCATAGTACTGTCTGCAGAGCGCATTTCACAGTCTGTAGTTGTTTTGTTTGCCAGTTTATTGTCTGCCTCCCCAGTTAGAAGGGAAACTCTGTATGGGTGGGGACCACGTGTCCTTCTTCCCTGCTGTATCCCTAGTGCCAAGAACAGGAGATACcccataaatatttatcaaataggggacttccctggtggtccagtggtaaagaatcagccttataatgcaggggatgcaggtgtgatccctggtcaggaaactaggatcccacatgccgtggggcaactaagcccacgtgatactgagctcgtgtgcctcaacgagagagtcCTGCGTgtcacaaactacagagcccacgcgctctggaacccgcaccacaactagagaagagaaaaatccgcgcaccacaactagggaagagaaaatccacacgccacaactagagagaggcccgAGCGCCGCAGCGAGGGGTCCCACGTgctgcagcaaagacccaacgcagccaaaactgaattaaataaataaataattttaaaaatatttatcaaatggatAGGCGCGTGGCCGGCACACACACTTGGCGTTTCACTCATATTCCTTTACTGTTCCTGTGCCTGTCACAGCATCCTACCACAGGCACCTGCTACGCTCCACCTGAGGGCTTTCAGAATGCAAGGCAGGCTGGAAATTCTGGGGAGTTAGTACCTCCAGAAGCATCTGTCAGTCAATGACAGATTAGAGTTGGAgaataaataccccagctccctcacccctgggGTGGGGTAACTCTGAGGTGTATGCTGCTCTgtctcccagaggtccccagTAGCACTGAGCCCTAGTTACCCACAGCAGTGACCTGCTCAACGATATCCTTTATtggctcccttcccttccctgtctcacatCCTTAGCCTGCTACGGATGTTTCTTGTGATCACcacccaaataaactacttgcattcAAATCCCTGTCTCCAAGTCTGCACCTAGGGGAACGCATCCTAAGACAGTGGGTACTAGAAGGGGTTATAGGAAGTAAGACCCCCATGATGGGATTCTGAGATTTGGTCCTGCACCAGCCAGACCCCATTGCTGTGCTAAGAGGGGTGCTGATAACACCTGAAGCATCACAGTCACCTGTGGATTCTCTCATCTTACATCACAATTCCATTCTAGCAAGCctgcttctctgagccttttgTCTCCTTCCTCAATACTCTGCTGAGGCAATTCAGACATCTTCAAGTCAATTGCTGTATACTGTTGTTTTGTCTGAGCTTCAAGGAGTCATTGCCAGCGAGGCATTTGGCTTCAGGTGTCTTTGCCAGGAAATTAAATCCTGAGTCATAGGAGAGTAAACAACCTTGTCTCCCATATCAATAAACTCtcccctgggaattccctggctgtccagtggttaggactccacattttcactgccgagagcccgggttcattccctggtcggggagctaataTCCCGCAAGCCGGGCAGCGtggtcaaaataaaataaaataaactctacCCTAGCCAGTCATTCTACCATTCTCCAGCTCACGCTCCTGGGTCTACCAACCTCAAAAATCCACTCCTATATTTGTCGTCCTGGTCCCTGCTGGTACATATTATCCAGGTCATTCAGCTCCTGCAGCATTTGGCGGTGAATAATCCCTCTCTTCTCTTATCTGGAGCAGTACTTCTCCACATGCTAAGACCTGACGTTAGCTTGTGGTTTAGAAACGCCTAAGGGTGGCAGGGGCAAATCTTGAGAAGCATCATTTCAGGAGGCATCTGCCTCAAGGAGGTCTTTGCAGCCTCCAGGTAAAGGGAAGCTGCTCCCCTCTGGCAAGGTAGAGGCCCTTCTTCCAGCCCAGAGGATTCCCGGAAACCGGGAGTTCaagattcttttactttttttttttaattgaagtatagttgattgacaacgttgtgttagcttctggtgtacagcaaaatgattgttatacatatgtatacatattctttttcatattcttttccattatggtttattacaggatactgaatatagttccctgtgctttacagtaggcccttgttgtttatctattttatatgtaatagtgtgtatctgctaatcccaaactcctaatttatcccatcccctttcccctttgataaccataagtttttcttttcttttcttttttaaatggggtaggggatttatttatttatttgtttgtttgtttgttttggccttGGGACgtgaggcttgcaggatcctaattccccggccagggatcaaacccgggtcacggcagtgaaagcgctgagtcctaaccactgggaattccccataaatttgttttctatgtctgtgagtctgtttctgttttgtagacaggttcgtgtcatttttttcttaattaatttatttatttttggctgcgttgggtcttcattgctgcacgcgggctttctctagttgcagcgagcaggggctactcttccttgcggtgcgcgggcttctcattgcggtggcttctcttgttgcagagcacgggctctaggtgcacaggtttcagaagttgtggcttgcgggctctagagcacaggatcagtagttgtggcacatgggcttagttgctccacggcatgtgggatattcccggaccagggctcgaacccgtgtcccctacattggcaggcagattcttaaccactgcgccaccagggaagtccctgtgtcatattttagattccacatgtaagtgatatcttttggtacttgtctttctctgtctgacttccttcacttagtatgataatctctaggtccatccatgttgctacaaatgacattatttcattctttttatggctgggtagtattccactgtatatatgtaccacatctcctttatccattcatctgtcaatggacatttaggttgcttccatgtcttggctattgtaaatagtgctgctatgaacataagggtgcatgtatcttttcaaattagagttttgcccagatatatgcccaggagtgggattgctgggtcatacggcaactctatttttagctttttaaggaccctccatactgctttccatagtggctgcaccaatttacattcccaccaacagtgtaggagggttgggAGTTCAAGATTCTTAAGGGCATCTCCTCAAATGTTCCACCCATGGGTGTCATGGTCCCATTCCTTTCATTCTAGGACTTCAGCAGAGGAGACCTTTGGAGTTCTGCTTTCAGCCTCCTTTGTTACTCTGCACTCGTACCATCAGGTCTTGGTCCTGATTTCCAATGCAATCTTCCCTTTGTTGCAATGGAGGCCATTTGACTTTCATACTATGTCCTGAGTCAATGGTTGGCTGACCTGAGCCTAACATTTTCCTCCTTTAGagattctctgatgattaacaatagCCAAGCAACTCCACAGTCATAATAATCATTGCTCTTATCTCTTAAGTGCTGAAGCAATTGATAAGCCAATGCACCCTCATCCACCTGGATCCCATCCTAATTCACTACGGATAAGAATCTCAGTAATTgtgaaggacctactgtatagcacaaggaactctgctcaatactctgcaacaaacgggaaaagaatttgaaaaataatagatacatgtacatgtataactgaatcactttgctgtacacctaaaactaacacaacattgttaatcaaatatactccaatataaaataaaaattttaaaaaaagaatctcagtAATTGTGATGCTACAGATCCCACAGTGCTAGAAATATCTGTGTTGGACAAGAATTTCATGTGAAGTCTCTGGGAAGTCCCAATAAGAGAACTGCAGTGCAGACCCCTAgggctggcaaacttttttttaaagggccagaccgaaaatattttaggctttgcaggccaagaGGCAAAATCAAGGACATTG is a window encoding:
- the GAST gene encoding gastrin, translated to MQRLCVYVLIVVLAMAAFSEASWKPHSHLQDAPLDPGANRGQEPRGLDQLGPASHHRRQLGLQDPSHLVADLSKKQGPWVEEEEEAYGWMDFGRRSAEEGDLRP